Genomic segment of Candidatus Methylomirabilota bacterium:
CCGTCAAGGGAGCAGAGGATGATCTTGGTGGTGTTCGGTTGGGCCAGGTCGTGCAGCAGGCCCAGGTCCATCTAGGCCGAGGCTTCCTTGTTCTCGCCGAAGTCGGGCGGCACCGTCGGCCCCCAGGCGTAGAGCGCGTCCTCGTCGGCCCAGTCCCGCGGCTCCCAGGCGCACGCCTCGGGAATGTAGTCGAGGTCGTAGTAGTACTCGGCGAGGCTGCCCCACGGGTCGCGGATGTAGTAGAAGAAATTCGAGCCGATGACGTGGCGCCCGAAGCCCCAGCCGGGCTGCCAGCCGCGCTCGATCATCCGCGCCGCCCCCATGCCGATCTCGTCGACGCTGCCGACCTGGAAGGAGCCGTGGTGGAAGCCGGGCGCTGTGGAGGTGAGAAGGGCGAGCGCATGGTGGTCGGTGCCGCAGCGCATGAAGGCGATGATGTCCCGCGAACGGTCCGACAGCTTCATGCCCAGCACGCGGATGTAGAAATCCATCTGGCGATTCAGGTCGGGGCTGAACAGCAGGACGTGGCCCAGCCTGCGCGGGGCGACCGACATGTCCCGCGTCGGCGCTCCTCTGACCGCCTGGCGAGCCGCGTAACCGGGGCCGTTGAGCGCGGGGGGCGGGTCGGCGGGCAGCGGTGGCGCCGCCTCGTCGCGGATATTCACGAGATTGCCGTCCGGGTCGCGCACCCAGATGCCGCCTTCGGGAGCGCCGCGCGGCGGGTCGATCTCCTTTACGCCGGCCGCGGCGAGCGCCGTTCGGGTCTGCGCGAAATCTTCCCCCGTGGCGCCGTAGCAGAGATGATGCAGGCGCTTGCGCGGCCCCGCGTAGAGCATGACCGCCTCGCGTGTCTGCCGCGCGGGCTTGAGCCGCACTGCCTCGCCGTTGCCGGTCGCGTCTACCAAGCCGAAATCCTGGTAGTACTTCTGGCCGACCGTCTGGTCGGGCACCTCGAGCGCGTAGTGGAGAAACGATTTCACCGCCATGCCGGGCCTCCTGCGACGACGCCGCTACGCGTCCTTGAC
This window contains:
- a CDS encoding VOC family protein translates to MAVKSFLHYALEVPDQTVGQKYYQDFGLVDATGNGEAVRLKPARQTREAVMLYAGPRKRLHHLCYGATGEDFAQTRTALAAAGVKEIDPPRGAPEGGIWVRDPDGNLVNIRDEAAPPLPADPPPALNGPGYAARQAVRGAPTRDMSVAPRRLGHVLLFSPDLNRQMDFYIRVLGMKLSDRSRDIIAFMRCGTDHHALALLTSTAPGFHHGSFQVGSVDEIGMGAARMIERGWQPGWGFGRHVIGSNFFYYIRDPWGSLAEYYYDLDYIPEACAWEPRDWADEDALYAWGPTVPPDFGENKEASA